One Clavelina lepadiformis chromosome 1, kaClaLepa1.1, whole genome shotgun sequence genomic region harbors:
- the LOC143449247 gene encoding semaphorin-6A-like produces MRVSTALIVVNIILCLIQSSMGRIPTDKEPINVYKLEDSTWLQVFRGSKKTGQSTKTLPLLKNFQGMTNIGGYHYIYARDNIFVLDLKNQSSGTGEVTYKQAMTWKSDDASIQLCQRKGQTSKKCQNFIKIFKQVHDGESPNRRVIVCSTKSFSPTCRYYELTEGGNLSYLNQEFEGKLSCPYDPDYDVASLVSGDNLYTATQAGFCGDDPLIFRSSVVRNVHSRRWDTSLRTASGEATFLNAPHFVKFVDGGMSLNKVYSFFTEISVEDKSEQVYTRIGQVCKNDGGWRNLRNQFSSFLKARLNCSLPGQPPFYFNELSDVTELVTLDKWYKVGKTKMVFALMSTPSNSIPASAICAFSLPDIEASMNGAFYEKFTDAKTSSQYWAQQDHSPNPHVASCASDPSKLSVHSLNFMRMHPIMYQSVNAWDLHGNVTQPHNAIPLYARTNSGDFLTSLVVDTTVGTTPIYTVFIAGTDDGRILKVLLGAGTKSVLIEERSVYSEDRCGPGNKRALSINLDKPTGSMLVAFENCVIRAPLCALNTSCGRSCIKSRDPYCGWDGKNCVVVDSQYHANSTSGAQPRQDVLEGNVAGMEECNVHATDVEAPSIGATLTSFENDEVEPAVNDTSYNITVAPVMLHDVSGATTSEFTIGIVFLLVAFVVGVVFCVCLCALHRGYCGGKLSRKDDVILVSICVINSTLCWVSSL; encoded by the exons ATGCGTGTTTCTACTGCACTGATCGTTGTGAATATCATCTTATGTCTGATCCAGTCATCCATGGGAAGAATCCCTACAGATAAAGAACCAATCAACGTTTATAAGTTGGAAG ATTCTACGTGGCTTCAAGTGTTTCGTGGCAGCAAAAAAACAGGCCAGTCCACCAAAACCCTCCCATTGTTGAAGAACTTTCAAGGCATGACCAACATTGGTGGATATCACTACATTTACGCCAG ggataatatttttgtcctgGATTTGAAGAATCAGTCAAGCGGAACCGGCGAAGTTACTTACAAGCAG GCAATGACGTGGAAGTCTGATGACGCAAGCATCCAGTTGTGCCAGAGAAAGGGTCAGACCAGCaaaaaatgccaaaatttcatcaaaattttcaagcaGGTCCACGACGGGGAATCCCCCAACCGAAGAGTGATTGTCTGTTCGACCAAATCTTTCAGTCCTACTTGTAGATATTATGAG CTGACAGAGGGCGGGAATTTGTCTTATTTGAATCAGGAATTTGAAGGAAAGCTGAGCTGTCCATATGACCCGGATTATGACGTAGCAAGCCTTGTGTCAG GCGACAACCTGTACACGGCGACCCAGGCAGGCTTCTGCGGGGACGATCCCCTCATATTCCGCTCATCAGTCGTCCGAAATGTTCACAGCAGAAGGTGGGACACCAGTTTGCGGACAGCTAGCGGTGAAGCGACCTTCTTGAACG CCCCCCATTTCGTTAAATTCGTCGACGGCGGCATGTCTTTGAACAAAGTTTATTCGTTTTTTACCGAGATCTCCGTCGAGGATAAATCAGAG CAAGTTTACACGCGCATCGGTCAAGTTTGCAAGAACGACGGTGGATGGCGCAATTTGAGGAATCAGTTCTCGTCATTCCTAAAAGCGAGACTGAACTGCTCGTTGCCAGGACAACCGCCGTTCTACTTCAACGAGCTTAGTGACGTCACTGAGCTGGTGACGTTGGACAAGTGGTACAAAGTCGGCAAGACAAAGATGGTTTTCGCTCTCATGAGCACGCCCAG CAACAGCATCCCTGCATCGGCCATTTGCGCATTCTCTCTGCCGGATATTGAAGCTTCCATGAACGGCGCATTTTATGAGAAATTCACCGATGCAAAGACTAGTTCACAATACTGGGCTCAGCAGGACCACTCCCCCAATCCTCACGTGGCCAG CTGTGCTAGCGATCCAAGCAAATTATCTGTCCACAGTCTCAACTTCATGCGTATGCATCCCATAATGTACCAGAGCGTCAACGCGTGGGATCTCCATGGAAACGTGACGCAACCACACAACGCGATTCCTCTTTATGCGCGGACAAACTCCGG AGACTTCCTGACCTCACTTGTGGTGGACACGACAGTGGGCACCACCCCCATCTACACCGTCTTCATCGCGGGCACTGACGATGGACGAATTCTGAAGGTTCTCCTCGGAGCGGGGACGAAGTCGGTGCTGATCGAGGAGAGGTCGGTCTACAGCGAGGACAGATGCGGACCTGGGAACAA GAGGGCCCTTTCGATAAATCTCGACAAACCAACCGGGTCCATGTTGGTCGCATTCGAGAATTGCGTCATTCGCGCCCCGCTCTGTGCCCTCAACACCTCATGTGGCAG GAGTTGCATCAAATCCCGGGACCCTTACTGTGGGTGGGACGGGAAGAATTGCGTGGTAGTCGACAGCCAGTATCACGCCAACAGTACGAGTGGCGCGCAACCACGCCAGGACGTGTTGGAAGGGAATGTAGCCGGGATGGAGGAGTGCAACGTCCACGCCACAGACGTGGAAG CGCCCTCTATTGGTGCCACACTCACTTCCTTTGAAAATGATGAAGTGGAACCAGCCGTAAATGATACGTCATACAATATCACTGTCGCTCCGGTTATGTTGCATGACGTGTCTGGGGCGACTACGTCAGAGTTCACGATTGGGATCGTTTTTCTATTGGTCGCTTTTGTTGTCGGTGTCGTCTTCTGTGTGTGCTTGTGCGCCCTCCACAGGGGATATTGCGGCGGGAAGTTGTCCAGGAAGGATGACGTCATCCTGGTGAGCATTTGCGTCATCAACTCAACATTGTGTTGGGTCTCATCGTTATAA
- the LOC143448695 gene encoding uncharacterized protein LOC143448695 has product MGTFHSNDLVLSSKHPLYYDVTDRRSKQVDYYVVIDNQRAKTVGHFLLGAQWLLQQHSLQVADTMPGRYDQQQYPIYVAKPSPVQNPPNHQPPYQQVGQTPHNPTQHPEKRSTVSAYPWTLDDHSLDRRKMINWQPQYQVPQNEVFEESAQQQMMGLPNGHVAMSRPTRYHPFLHAIHEEQEPASHGIYEGPKDDSKQTLT; this is encoded by the exons ATGGGAACATTCCACTCAAATGATCTGGTCCTCTCCTCCAAACATCCCttatattatgacgtcacagaccGAAGAAGCAAGCAG GTTGACTATTATGTAGTCATCGACAACCAAAGGGCCAAAACAGTGGGTCATTTTCTTCTGGGGGCTCAGTGGCTGTTGCAGCAACACTCCCTCCAAGTTGCCGACACCATGCCAGGGCGGTACGATCAGCAGCAGTACCCCATCTACGTTGCAAAGCCCTCACCGGTGCAAAACCCACCAAACCACCAACCCCCATACCAGCAGGTTGGCCAAACCCCCCACAACCCAACCCAACACCCAGAAAAGCGTTCGACGGTCAGCGCTTACCCATGGACATTGGACGACCACAGTCTTGACAGAAGGAAGATGATCAATTGGCAGCCCCAGTACCAGGTCCCACAGAACGAGGTTTTCGAGGAATCAGCCCAACAGCAAATGATGG GACTACCCAACGGCCACGTTGCCATGTCACGCCCCACCCGTTACCACCCCTTTCTACATGCAATTCACGAAGAACAAGAACCTGCGTCACACGGGATCTATGAGGGACCCAAAGATGATTCGAAACAAACTCTAACTTAA